The stretch of DNA GGCGCGCCGGGACCAGCCGGGCCGTTCAGCCGCCGGACGGCAGGGCGAGCACGAACCGCGCGCCCTGCCCCAGCGCGCTGTCCACGGTCAGGTCTCCGCCCATCGCGCGGGCGAGCCGGCGGGCGATATAGAGGCCAAGCCCGCTGCCCCCCGGATCGCTGGGTGCGATACGGGTGAATTTCTCGAAAATCCGCTCATGCTCGGCAGGGTCAATGCCATGCCCCTGATCGGCGACGACGATGATCGCGCGCGCGCCCTCGCGTTCGGCGCGCACCCACACCATGCCGCCTTCGGGCGAATGGCGCACGGCATTGCCGATCAGATTGACGAGGATCTGCAAGGTGCGGCGGTAATCGCCGCGCGCGGGCAGGCTTTCGTCCATCGCCGGCGGATCGATGCGGACGCCGCGGTCACCCGCCTGGATGCCGAGCAGGCTCGCCGCGCGCCGGGACAGATCGGCCAGATCGATCAGATCGGCCAGTGGCTGGAAATCATGCCGCTCGACCGCCTGCAGATCGACCAGATCGTCGACAAGCGCGAGCAGATGCCGCCCGGCCCCGGCAATGTCGGTCGCATAATCGGCATAATCGCGCCGGATCGGCCCGCCGGATTGCGCGCCGATGCTCTCGGCCCGCTCGACAATCCGGGCGAGCGGCTGGCGCAGCGCGGTGTCGAGCCGCGTCCCGAACGGATTGCCATCGGCCGTCACCGGCTCGCCAGGATCGCGGGTCTCGGGCTCCGGCACCTCATCGGCCACCGGGGCAGGCCGAGCGGGTTCGGCGGCGGCGGGCGCATCGACCAGAAACGCGCTGCCGCGATAGCCGGCAAAGCGGCCGCCGCCGTCAATCAACGGCAGGCCGGTCAGCCGCACCCGCTGGCCGGAGCCGCGCACCTCCGCCTCCTGCCCCTCGAACCGGGCCCGCGCGGCAATCGCCTCCAGGATCGGCAGGTCGCCATCGGCACCGGGAATGAAATGGAACAGCCGCGTCAGCGGCGCGCCGATCATCGCCTCGCCCGCCGGATCGGTGACCGAAGTGAGCTTCAGCGCCGGATCGGTTTCCCACAGCCAGTCGCCGCGCGACCGCACGAAATCATAGACGCGGCGGCCAAAACCGTCATCGCCCGACCGGCCCGGACGCCGCGCCCAGCCGCCGACCGAGAGCGCCACCCCGCCGCCCTCAGGCTTGGCCTGCACCCACAGATCAAGATCATCAGCCCCGTCAGCCGCAATCACGCAGCGCGACACCAGCACGCCCAGCCGCTGGGCCAGCCGGACCAGGGTGGCGATCTGTGGCACGGCGATGACCTGGCCGATCGCGCCGCCCGCCGCCTCCTGCAACCGGGCAAGCGCGGGATCGGCGCGCACCAGCCGCCCCTCACCGTCGATGAACCCCTCGGCAACGCGGGTCATCGCGCCCGCCTTTCGCGGCCGATATCGGCGATGGCGGCGCGGAACGCGCGGTCCAGCCGCCAGGGCCGGATCGCTTCGCGCGCCTCGGCCAGATCGAGATCGAGATAGTCGTTGATCCGTTCCTCGAGCTTGGCCTCGCTCAGCCCGTTGATCGCCGCCATCTGCAGCAGGATCGATGCCGCCACCTCGGTGCGCGCCTCGATCGCCCGCAGCGCGACCGCCAGCGCGCCGATGCCCGGATCGGTCGCGATCACGAATGCCGACATGTAATCGACCCGCGCCCTGACCGCGAGATTGGCGACGAACAGGCTGAAATAGCCGCGCCGGAACGCCTCGAACATCGCCTCGTCATCGGCGGGGCCGGCCAGTGCGACGCGCATCGCCGCCCCTTCAAGCGTCTGGCTTTCATCATGTGCGGCCAGCCGTTCAAACACCGCGCCCTGGAGGGATTCGTCGCGCGCAGCCGGATCGAGCGGCGACGCGCGGTCGAGATAGTCGCGCAGCGCCGCCGCCGTCCACCAGGCCAGCCGGACGAGCAGATCGGCCGGCAGGTCGCGCGCCGACAGCGTGGGTTCGCCCGCGCCGTCGCTGCGCCGGCTCTCCGCGATCAGATAGGGCATTTCCAGTTCGGGCGCGATGGCGAGCGGCGTCGCGCCGGCCGGTTCGGGATCGGCGGCGGCGATGCGGCGAATGCCCTCGGATATCCGGTGCTCCTCGGCACGCGCGAGCAGCAGCGCGACCAGATCGCGTTCGCGCAGCACGCCTGCCCGGTCGAAGATCGGCCGCGCAATGGCGATACGCGCGACGCCGATGGCGGGCGGCGCAGTCTCGCCCAGCCGCTCGATCAGCCCCAGCCGCAAGTCACTTTCCAGATCCTCGACCAGCGCATCGATCATCGCCGAAATCGCCGAGCGCTGGCGATCATTGGGCCGGTGGCGTTCGGGGACGAACAGATCGTTGAGCGCGGCGGACACGCGCGCATCGGCCTCGCGCGCGGCATATGCCGCCGCGGCGAGCAGGCGGGGCGCACCCGCCAGCGGACCGCCTTCGTCTTCGCGCGCAGTCAGGGCCATGGCAGCGGCTTAGCCCGGCGAGGATGAAGACCGCGTTAAGCGTCACGCTTGGCGCTTGGCGGGCGGCACCGGCGGGCATAGAGCAGATCGCGATGGTGCATCGATCATCCCCCGGGCGCGGCATCGGCCATGGCCTGACCGGCCGCCGCTTTGCGGCGCTGCTGGGCGCTCTGGCGCTGCTGGGCGGCTGCGGCAGCCGCGCGGGCGACGGGCCGATCCGGGCCAGCATCGTCGGCGATCCGGTCACGCGGCCCGACCGGGTCGGCCCCGCCACCGGTCAGGCCGACCGGATGCTGGCGACGATGACCGGCGCGGGGCTGGTGACGTTCGATGAAAATGGCCAGATCCGCCCGGCGCTCGCCCAGCGCTGGATCGTGACCGATGACGGGCTGAGCGCGATTTTCCGGCTCGACCGCGACGCGCGGCTGGCCGGGCGGCCGGTGAGCGCGGACGCGGTTGCCCGGCGGCTGCGCGCGGCGCTGGCGCGGCAACGGACAACGGCGCTGGGCGCGGCGCTCGCCGCCATCGACGAAGTGGCGGTGATGACGCCCGATGTGATCGAAATGCGCCTCAAACTGCCCCGGCCACCTTTGCTCGATCTGCTCGCCCGGCCCGAACTGGCGGTTGCCGGGGCGGTGCCGGGACCGGACAGCGGCGGCGGTTTTCGTGGCGGGGCGCGGCGCGGCGGCTGGCTGACGCTGACCCCGCTTGCCGCAGCCGACACCCCGCCGCCGCCTGCTTTATGGCTGCGCGGCGAACCTGCGGCGCGGGCGCTGGCGCGATTCTCGCTCGGCCATGCCGATCTGGTGCTGGGCGGCAGCGTGGTCGACTGGCCGCTGGTCCGCGCCGCCGCCATTCCGGCGCGGCTGGTGCGGACCGATCCTGCCGAAGGGCTGCTCGGCCTCGTGCCCGCACGCGGCGGCGGGCTGGCGGGCGACCCCGGCAACCGGGCGGCGCTGGCCATGGCGATCGACCGCGATGCGCTTGGCCGCCTGCTCGATGCGCCGCGCTGGCGGCCCGATCTGGCGGTCCTGCCCCAGCCCTATGGCACGGCGGCGGCCCCTCACGTCCCCGAATGGGCGACTCTGGGTCTTGCGGATCGGCGCGCGACCGCTGCCGGGCGGATCGCCATGTGGCTGGCGCGCGGACGCGGGCGCACGGCGGAGGTGCGGCTGTTTCTGCCGCCCGGCCCCGGCAGCCGGCTGATGTTCGCAGCGCTTGCCGCCGATTGGCGGCGGATCGGCGTCACCGCCCTGCCCGCCAGCCGCGCCGAGGCCGATCTGCTGCTGATCGACGAGGTCGCGCCCGCACCCAGCGCGATCTGGTATCTGGCGCGGCTCGCCTGCCCCGCGCCCGCCATCTGCCCGGCCGAGGCCGGCGAGGCGCTGGCCGCCGCGCGGGCCGCGACCGACCCTGCCGAGCGCGGCCGCCTGCTGACCGTGGCGGACCGGGGAATCGGGGCAGCGGCGCTCTATATCCCCATCGCCCGGCCGCTGCGCTGGTCAGTGGTCGCGCAGCGGTTCAATCTGTTCCGCGACAATCCGCGCGCGGTCCACCCGCTCGACCGGCTGATCCAGCCGCGGCGCTGACCCCCTCTCGTCAAGCGGCGCCGGGCCTCCCATATCGGCGGAACGGAGGATGAAACAGCATGGTGTCAGTCAACAGGATCGACGAACTGGCCGACCGGCTGAACCTCAGCCGCGACGCGCAGGCGGTGCGCCAGCGGGTCGAGGCGGTCGAGGCGGTGATGGAAAGGCTCGTCACCATTCCGGGCACCGGGCGTCAGTTCGGGCTGGACGTGATCCTCGATTTCGTGCCCGGCATCGGGCCGCTTGCGGCGTCGGCGCTGGGCGCATGGATGGTGTGGGAGGCGCGCAATCTGGGCCTGTCGCGCTGGCAGCTGACGCGCATGGGGGGCAATGTCGGCATCGACCTGCTGCTCGGCGCGATCCCGTTCGTCGGTGCCATTCCCGATTTCTTCTTCCGGTCGAACAGCCGCAACCTCAGGATCATCAAGCGCCATCTCGACCGCCATCATCCCGCCGGCGCCACCATCGACGCTGCGCCGCCCGGGCAGGAACGCACGGTCAGGCGGGGCTGAAATCCAGCCCGATATCGGCGGCCGGGGCCGACTGGGTGATGCGGCCGACCGAGATATAATCGACCCCGGTTTCGGCAATGGCGCGGATGGTGTCCAGCCGCACGCCGCCCGACGCCTCGGTCGGCACCCGCCCGGCGACCAGCGCCACCGCCTGCCGCAGCACAGGCGGGGCCATGTTGTCGAGCAGCAGCCGGGTCGCGCCGGCTGCCAGCGCCGGTTCGATCTGGTCGATATGGTCGACCTCGACGATGATCTCGGCAATGCCGGCGGCTGCCGCGCGGCGCACCGCCTCGCCGACATCGCCGGCGACCGCGACATGATTGTCCTTGATCATCGCGGCATCCCACAGGCCCATGCGGTGATTGGTCGCCCCGCCCATGCGGGTCGCATATTTCTCAAGCAGCCTCAGGCCGGGGATGGTCTTGCGCGTGTCGAGCAAGGTCGCGCCCGTGCCGGCAATGGCCCCCACATAGGCGGCGGTCAGCGTCGCGATGCCGGACAGATGCTGAACGGTGTTGAGCGCCGACCGCTCGGCGGTCAGCATCGCCCGCGCAGCACCCGTCAGCCGCATCAGCGGCGCACCGGCCGCCACGCATTCGCCGTCCTGCGCGAGCATCTCGATGCCGACATCGGCGTCGAGCGCGCGGAAGAACGCCGCCGCCACCTCCAGCCCGGCAACGGTGATCGCATCGCGGCTCGCCATCGTGCCGACGAACCGCGCATCCGCCGGAATCACCGCCGCCGACGTGATGTCCCCGCCAGCGCCGAGATCCTCGGCGAGGGTTGCCGCAACGAATGCGGACAGATCAAAACCACCCGGCAATCCCATGGCGACAGCCTCAGCCAAGCTCGGGGCGCAGCGGCCCCAGATCGCCCAGCCCGACGGTTCCGCTGGCCATCGCCAGCATGCGGTCAAGGCTGCGCTTGGCCTTGAGGCGCAGGTCCTCGTCCAGCTCGATGCGCGGCTCCAGGTCGCGCAGCGCGATGTAGAGCTTTTCCATCGTGTTGAGCGCCATGTACGGGCAGATGTTGCAGTTGCAATTGCCGTCCGCCCCCGGCGCGCCGATAAACTGCTTGTCGGGCATCGCCTTTTGCATCTGGTGGATGATGTGCGGCTCGGTCGCCACGATCACCGTCTGCGCCGGCACGGTCTTCGCATAGTCGAGGATCGCGCTGGTCGAGCCGACGAAATCGGCATGGTCGAGCAGATGCGGCGGACATTCGGGATGGGCCGCGATGGGCGCATCGGGGTGCCGCGCCTTGAGCTTCAGCAGCTCGGTTTCCGAAAACGCCTCGTGCACGATGCACACGCCCGGCCACAGCAGCAGCTCACGCCCGGTCTTGCGCGCCAGATAGCCGCCCAGATTGCGGTCGGGACCGAAGATGATCTTCTGGTCCTTGGGGATCTGCATCAGGATCTTTTCGGCCGAAGACGAGGTGACGATCACGTCCGACAGCGCCTTCACCGCCGCCGAGCAGTTGATGTAGGTGAGCGCGATATGGTCCGGATGGGCGGCGCGGAAGGCGGCGAACTGTTCCGGCTGGCAGCTGTCCTCCAGGCTGCACCCGGCGTCCATGTCGGGCAGGACGACGATCTTTTCCGGGCTCAGGATCTTCGCGGTCTCGGCCATGAAGCGCACGCCGCAAAAGGCGATCACCTCGGCATCGGTTTCCTGCGCCTTGCGCGACAGCTCCAGGCTGTCGCCGACGAAATCGGCAAGGTCCTGCAGCTCCGGCCGCTGATAATAATGGGCAAGGATGACCGCGTTGCGCGATTTGCGCAGCCGCTCGATCTCGGCCCTGAGGTCGAGCCCGGCCAGCGAGCCGCCAATCCCGTCGCGTGCGTCCATCGTTCCTGTCTCTCTCCGTGAGCGGCTGCGCCAAAGCAGCCGGTTGTCGGCGCTGACATAGGATCGCAGGCCATGAAACGCCAGCCTTGCGCCCAGTCCTGCGCCGCGCCGGTCAGGCGAGCCGCCAGCGATCCTCGCCGCCCGGCCCGCCGGCAACGCGCCCGCGCGCCAGCAGATCGAGCAGATGGGCAAGCACCGACCGCCCGGCAGCGCCGTGCAGCCGGGGATCAAGGCCGACATACATGCGCTGCACCATGTCGGGGATATGCTCCAGCCCCTCGCCCAGCAGCCTGAGGATCTGCCCCTCGCGCTGCTTGCGGTGACCGGCCAGGCCGCGCACCAGCCGCTGCGGCGTCTCGATCGGGTCGCCATGCGCGGGGTAATAGACGCGGTCGTCGCGCGCCATCAGCCGATCAAGGCTCGCCATATAAGCGGCCATATCGCCATCGGGCGGCGCGACCACGGTGGTCGACCAGCCCATGACATGATCGCCGGTGAACAGCGCGCCGCTTTCGGCAAGCGCGAAGCAGAGATGATTGGAGGTATGGCCGGGCGTTGCGACCGCCGACAGGGTCCAGCCGGGGCCGGACACCGCCTCGCCATCGGCCAGCACCCGGTCGGGCGCATAGCTGGCGTCGAACGCGGCATCGGCGCGGGGGCCGAGATCGTCGAGCACCAGCGGCGCGCAGCCGACCAGCTCCGCCCCGGTTGCGGCCCTGAGCGGCGCGGCAGCCGGCGAATGATCGCGGTGGGTATGGGTGCACAGGATATGGGTCACCCGCTCGCCCGCGACCGCCGCCATCAGGGCGGCGACATGCGCCGGATCATCCGGGCCGGGATCGATCACCGCGACCGTGCCGGTGCCGACAATATAGGTCTGGGTGCCGTGATAGGTGAACGGCCCGGGATTGGGCGCCAGCACCCGGCGCACCAGCGGTTCGAGCGTGATCGCCTGACCGGTGTGTTCATGGTCCATGGGCGGAGCGTTGAAGCCCCGCCCACGGCTTGGCAAGCGCCGATTTGCCGGCCCGTTTCGACGGTGGGTTACTTGCCGGCCTTCAGCCGCGCGATCTGCTGGTCGATCGACTGGAGCGCCTCTGCGCGCGCGCGCCGGCCCCAATCCTCGTCATCGCGAGCCGCCAGCGCGGTCCGCGCCTGTTCGAGCGCGGCCAGCACCGCCACCCGCGTCTCGGCGGCGCGGACGCGGTCACCCAGATCGGAACGCAGGACGAAACAGCGCTTACGCACTTCCCCGCTATTGGCCTTGGCGTCACCGGCCTTGGCGTCACCGGACTGTGCATCGCGCGCCTCGGTTGCCGGGCGGGCGCAGTCGCCAAGCCCTGCCATGCGGATCTGGATGCGCGGCATGGCCGCGCCGGACATGAACGCAGGATCGCCGATGATCGCGACGGTCGTCTGCCCGTTTTGGCGCAGAAAGCTCAGCACCTCGCGCGGCGGCACCGGCGGCGCGGGGGGCGCAGGCGGCGCTGCCCCGGCGGCCGGGGCTTCCGGCACGGCCGGGGGCTGGGGCGCCGGCGGGGCCGCTGCAACCGCAACGCCCGTGTCGGCCGTCCAGCGCGGGGCCGGCGCGCGCGGCACCGGGGTCGTCCCCTCCGCTGCAGGCGGTGCTGGGGGTGCGGGCGGGGCCAGCAGCGCGGTCTGCACCCGGCGTTCGACAGTGCTGCCGGTTTCTGCCGCCAGCCCGCCCGAGGCGGTGAGCGCCAGCCCGCCGCCCACGGCCAGCGCCACGACGAGTGTGCCGATCCGCGCCCGGCGCGCATCGGGGCGATAGGTCGCCATCATCTTCAGTCTCCTCTTGAGGTCATCCCCGGCCCCAAGACCGCAGGCCGCGGCCGGCAACCGGCCACGCGCGGATTTCAGCATCGCGCGGCCATAAGCGACGCGCATGTCAGGCCCCGCGCCCGCCAGCACGGCGGCGTCGCAGGCCAGTTCCTGATCGAGCCGGAAGGCCCGATAGGCATAATGGGCAATCGGATTCCACCAGTGCAGCGCCAGCACGGCGAGCGCGGCCAGATTGGCCGACATGTCGTGGCGGCGGTGATGGGCCGCCTCATGCGCCAGCGCCAGATGCAGCTCGGCGGGGGTGAAGCGTTGCCGCCAGTCGATCGGCAGCACGATGGATTTGGCGAAGATGCCGGCGGCGAACGGGCCGGGCGCAGCCGCGCTCGCCCAGACTTCAATCCCGCCATGGTCAAGGCGCGGCAGTTCGACCCCCATTCGGCGCATCGCGGCCAGGAACGACCGGTAACGCCACAGATGCACCGCGAGGAAGATGAGCGCCCCCAGCGCCCAGACGGCAAGCAGGGTCCCGGCTGTCCCGGGGCCGTTGTCGAGCGGCTGAGCGGCCTCCGGCACGGCGACGAACACCAGCTCCACCGGCAACGCGCCCGGCAGCGCGGTCGCAAGCGGCGCGGGGGCGAGCGCCGGCCAAAGCGTCAGTTCCGCCGGCAGCGGCGGCAGCACCAGCCTGAGCGCGGGCAGCAGCCACAGCGCATAGGCGGCGTGCGGGCCGAAGCGCGCGGCGACCGGGCGGCGCACAACAAGCACGGCGATCATCAGCAGCGCGCTTGCAGCGAGCGCCTCGACCAGCCAGCCGGTCATGCCTTCAACTCCCGGATCAGCGCCTCGATCTCGGCCAGATCGTCGGGGCTGAGCGCCTGCCGTTCGGCCAGATGCGCGACCAGCGGCGTGATCCGCCCGCCGAACAGCCGGTCGACCAGCCGCTGCGATTCACCGGCGAGGTAATCGGCGCGCGCGATTGCCGGGCGATAGAGGAAGCGCCGGCCCTGCGCCTCGTGGGTCACGGCACCCTTGCCCACCAGGCGGGACAGCAGCGTCTTGACGGTCGGCGCGCTCCAGCCATGGGCGGGGCCGGCAACCTCGGTCACGTCCTGCGCGGTCATCGGGCCAGGATGATCCCACAGGACCTCCATCACCTGATGCTCCGCCTCGCTGATGCGCTCGACCATCCCCGACACTCCGCAATCGCAGCCGGTCCGCGACCGGTTACGATTACAAATGTCATCGGAAAACTGAACGGTCGGTGAACCGGCCGAGCCGGGCGGGCAATGCGGCCAGACCCCGCTGCCGGCCCGGCCCGCCGGAACCGGGCACAAATGTCGGCATTTCTTACAAGCGCGACGAGACCGGCAACCGTGTTAACCAGCGCCAGCCGCGGATTTGCGCGCTTTGCCGGCGCTGGCACGCCACATGCGACTCTAACAACATTCCGACGTCACTCCCCGAGGGCGGGTCCACTCCCGGTCCCCACACAGGACCCGCCCTCACCCGGAGCCTGACGTCGCCGGCCTCATTCGGCCCGGGCGACGCCCTTGTCGGCCATCAGCGCGGCCAGCTCGCCGGTTTCATACATTTCCATCATGATGTCGGAGCCGCCGACAAACTCGCCCTTCACATAGAGCTGGGGGATGGTCGGCCAGTCCGAAAACGCCTTGATGCCCTGGCGGATGTCCATGTCCTGCAGCACATCGACGCTTTCATAGGCAACGCCCAGCCGGTCGAGGATCGCAATCGCGCGGCTGGAAAAGCCGCACTGCGGGAACAGCGGGGTTCCCTTCATGAACAGCAGCACGTCATTGCCGGCGACCAGTTCGCCGATCCGGTCTTGCACCTGATCCGTCATCGTCATTCTCCCGCAGGAATATCGGTGGTGAGCTGGAGAGCGTGCAGCTCCCCGCCCATGCGGCCGCCAAGGGCCTGATAGACGCGGCGCGTGCGCTCGACGCGCGACACGCCGCGGAAACTGGCGGCAACCACATGCGCGGCATAATGGTCGCCGTCCCCGGCCAGGTCGGTGATCGTCACGGTGGCATCGGGGATCGCGTCCCGGATCATCCGCTCGATCTCGGCTGCGGCCATCGGCATCTTTTACTGCGCCTCGATGAACTGGCGGCGCGCCTCGGCCATGCGGTCGGCCAGCGCCTCGCGCACGGCCGGTTCGTCAATCTCCACCCCGGCGGCGGTCAGATCGCCGAGCAGCTTGCGCACCACATCCTCGTCGCC from Sphingomonas changnyeongensis encodes:
- a CDS encoding sensor histidine kinase, translated to MTRVAEGFIDGEGRLVRADPALARLQEAAGGAIGQVIAVPQIATLVRLAQRLGVLVSRCVIAADGADDLDLWVQAKPEGGGVALSVGGWARRPGRSGDDGFGRRVYDFVRSRGDWLWETDPALKLTSVTDPAGEAMIGAPLTRLFHFIPGADGDLPILEAIAARARFEGQEAEVRGSGQRVRLTGLPLIDGGGRFAGYRGSAFLVDAPAAAEPARPAPVADEVPEPETRDPGEPVTADGNPFGTRLDTALRQPLARIVERAESIGAQSGGPIRRDYADYATDIAGAGRHLLALVDDLVDLQAVERHDFQPLADLIDLADLSRRAASLLGIQAGDRGVRIDPPAMDESLPARGDYRRTLQILVNLIGNAVRHSPEGGMVWVRAEREGARAIIVVADQGHGIDPAEHERIFEKFTRIAPSDPGGSGLGLYIARRLARAMGGDLTVDSALGQGARFVLALPSGG
- a CDS encoding DUF2336 domain-containing protein; its protein translation is MALTAREDEGGPLAGAPRLLAAAAYAAREADARVSAALNDLFVPERHRPNDRQRSAISAMIDALVEDLESDLRLGLIERLGETAPPAIGVARIAIARPIFDRAGVLRERDLVALLLARAEEHRISEGIRRIAAADPEPAGATPLAIAPELEMPYLIAESRRSDGAGEPTLSARDLPADLLVRLAWWTAAALRDYLDRASPLDPAARDESLQGAVFERLAAHDESQTLEGAAMRVALAGPADDEAMFEAFRRGYFSLFVANLAVRARVDYMSAFVIATDPGIGALAVALRAIEARTEVAASILLQMAAINGLSEAKLEERINDYLDLDLAEAREAIRPWRLDRAFRAAIADIGRERRAR
- a CDS encoding periplasmic substrate-binding domain-containing protein; amino-acid sequence: MKTALSVTLGAWRAAPAGIEQIAMVHRSSPGRGIGHGLTGRRFAALLGALALLGGCGSRAGDGPIRASIVGDPVTRPDRVGPATGQADRMLATMTGAGLVTFDENGQIRPALAQRWIVTDDGLSAIFRLDRDARLAGRPVSADAVARRLRAALARQRTTALGAALAAIDEVAVMTPDVIEMRLKLPRPPLLDLLARPELAVAGAVPGPDSGGGFRGGARRGGWLTLTPLAAADTPPPPALWLRGEPAARALARFSLGHADLVLGGSVVDWPLVRAAAIPARLVRTDPAEGLLGLVPARGGGLAGDPGNRAALAMAIDRDALGRLLDAPRWRPDLAVLPQPYGTAAAPHVPEWATLGLADRRATAAGRIAMWLARGRGRTAEVRLFLPPGPGSRLMFAALAADWRRIGVTALPASRAEADLLLIDEVAPAPSAIWYLARLACPAPAICPAEAGEALAAARAATDPAERGRLLTVADRGIGAAALYIPIARPLRWSVVAQRFNLFRDNPRAVHPLDRLIQPRR
- a CDS encoding DUF4112 domain-containing protein, which produces MVSVNRIDELADRLNLSRDAQAVRQRVEAVEAVMERLVTIPGTGRQFGLDVILDFVPGIGPLAASALGAWMVWEARNLGLSRWQLTRMGGNVGIDLLLGAIPFVGAIPDFFFRSNSRNLRIIKRHLDRHHPAGATIDAAPPGQERTVRRG
- the nadC gene encoding carboxylating nicotinate-nucleotide diphosphorylase — encoded protein: MGLPGGFDLSAFVAATLAEDLGAGGDITSAAVIPADARFVGTMASRDAITVAGLEVAAAFFRALDADVGIEMLAQDGECVAAGAPLMRLTGAARAMLTAERSALNTVQHLSGIATLTAAYVGAIAGTGATLLDTRKTIPGLRLLEKYATRMGGATNHRMGLWDAAMIKDNHVAVAGDVGEAVRRAAAAGIAEIIVEVDHIDQIEPALAAGATRLLLDNMAPPVLRQAVALVAGRVPTEASGGVRLDTIRAIAETGVDYISVGRITQSAPAADIGLDFSPA
- the nadA gene encoding quinolinate synthase NadA, translated to MDARDGIGGSLAGLDLRAEIERLRKSRNAVILAHYYQRPELQDLADFVGDSLELSRKAQETDAEVIAFCGVRFMAETAKILSPEKIVVLPDMDAGCSLEDSCQPEQFAAFRAAHPDHIALTYINCSAAVKALSDVIVTSSSAEKILMQIPKDQKIIFGPDRNLGGYLARKTGRELLLWPGVCIVHEAFSETELLKLKARHPDAPIAAHPECPPHLLDHADFVGSTSAILDYAKTVPAQTVIVATEPHIIHQMQKAMPDKQFIGAPGADGNCNCNICPYMALNTMEKLYIALRDLEPRIELDEDLRLKAKRSLDRMLAMASGTVGLGDLGPLRPELG
- a CDS encoding MBL fold metallo-hydrolase, which produces MDHEHTGQAITLEPLVRRVLAPNPGPFTYHGTQTYIVGTGTVAVIDPGPDDPAHVAALMAAVAGERVTHILCTHTHRDHSPAAAPLRAATGAELVGCAPLVLDDLGPRADAAFDASYAPDRVLADGEAVSGPGWTLSAVATPGHTSNHLCFALAESGALFTGDHVMGWSTTVVAPPDGDMAAYMASLDRLMARDDRVYYPAHGDPIETPQRLVRGLAGHRKQREGQILRLLGEGLEHIPDMVQRMYVGLDPRLHGAAGRSVLAHLLDLLARGRVAGGPGGEDRWRLA
- a CDS encoding M56 family metallopeptidase; translation: MTGWLVEALAASALLMIAVLVVRRPVAARFGPHAAYALWLLPALRLVLPPLPAELTLWPALAPAPLATALPGALPVELVFVAVPEAAQPLDNGPGTAGTLLAVWALGALIFLAVHLWRYRSFLAAMRRMGVELPRLDHGGIEVWASAAAPGPFAAGIFAKSIVLPIDWRQRFTPAELHLALAHEAAHHRRHDMSANLAALAVLALHWWNPIAHYAYRAFRLDQELACDAAVLAGAGPDMRVAYGRAMLKSARGRLPAAACGLGAGDDLKRRLKMMATYRPDARRARIGTLVVALAVGGGLALTASGGLAAETGSTVERRVQTALLAPPAPPAPPAAEGTTPVPRAPAPRWTADTGVAVAAAPPAPQPPAVPEAPAAGAAPPAPPAPPVPPREVLSFLRQNGQTTVAIIGDPAFMSGAAMPRIQIRMAGLGDCARPATEARDAQSGDAKAGDAKANSGEVRKRCFVLRSDLGDRVRAAETRVAVLAALEQARTALAARDDEDWGRRARAEALQSIDQQIARLKAGK
- a CDS encoding BlaI/MecI/CopY family transcriptional regulator, which encodes MVERISEAEHQVMEVLWDHPGPMTAQDVTEVAGPAHGWSAPTVKTLLSRLVGKGAVTHEAQGRRFLYRPAIARADYLAGESQRLVDRLFGGRITPLVAHLAERQALSPDDLAEIEALIRELKA
- the grxD gene encoding Grx4 family monothiol glutaredoxin; protein product: MTDQVQDRIGELVAGNDVLLFMKGTPLFPQCGFSSRAIAILDRLGVAYESVDVLQDMDIRQGIKAFSDWPTIPQLYVKGEFVGGSDIMMEMYETGELAALMADKGVARAE
- a CDS encoding BolA/IbaG family iron-sulfur metabolism protein, whose product is MPMAAAEIERMIRDAIPDATVTITDLAGDGDHYAAHVVAASFRGVSRVERTRRVYQALGGRMGGELHALQLTTDIPAGE